In a single window of the Streptomyces cinnabarinus genome:
- a CDS encoding DUF5682 family protein: MTTEADRTGPLLLGVRHHGPGSARAVRAALDAARPRAVLIEGPPEADALIPLAADEHMRPPVALLAHAVDEPGRSAFWPLAEFSPEWVAIRWALENGVPARFIDLPATHTLAWEKEEPAEEAPSEEAPAEPDLAEAEPADEEPSDDVRIDPLAVLADAAGYDDAERWWEDVVEHRGVGAEDPLAPFGVLAEAMAALREVYGSGGHERDLVREAYMRLRIRAAQKEFGDAVAVVCGAWHVPALSERTTVAADRARLKGLPKVKADMTWVPWTYRRLARASGYGAGIDSPGWYGHLFSAPDRPVERWLTKVAGLLRAEDRIVSSAHVIEAVRLAETLAVMRGRPLPGLGETTDAVRAVMCDGSDVPLALVRDRLVVGDVLGEVPPDAPAVPLQRDLDRIQRRLRLKPEALERELELDLRKETDAARSRLLHRLRLLGVPWGEPVASRGSTGTFRETWRLRWEPELSVRIAEAGVWGTTVLAAATAKSEADAVSAPALAEVTALAERCLLAELPDALPTVMRVLADRAALDTDVGHLAQALPALVRSLRYGDVRGTGTGALAEVAAGLAERIFVGLPPACAGLDADAAEEIRRHVDAVHGAVGLLGDAPAPGHGDLRARWRTVLRVLSGRDTVPGVIRGRAVRLLLDEGELAPDEAARLMGLVLSPGTPPGDAAAWIEGFVGGGSGGGMLLVHDERLLGLVDTWLTGVPAEAFTDVLPLLRRTFSAYEPGVRRTLGELVRRGPGQRGGVAATGSGVPGFAAEPDQERADAVLPVVRLLLGLEADDVELVGVAR; the protein is encoded by the coding sequence GTGACGACGGAAGCTGACCGCACCGGGCCGCTGCTGCTCGGCGTACGGCATCACGGGCCCGGGTCCGCGCGGGCCGTGCGGGCGGCGCTGGACGCGGCGCGGCCCCGCGCGGTGCTGATCGAGGGGCCGCCCGAGGCGGACGCCCTGATCCCGCTGGCCGCGGACGAGCACATGCGCCCGCCGGTCGCGCTCCTCGCCCACGCCGTGGACGAGCCCGGCCGCTCGGCGTTCTGGCCGCTCGCCGAGTTCTCCCCGGAGTGGGTGGCGATCCGCTGGGCGCTGGAGAACGGGGTGCCGGCCCGCTTCATCGACCTCCCGGCCACGCACACGCTGGCGTGGGAGAAGGAGGAGCCCGCCGAGGAGGCACCTTCCGAGGAGGCGCCTGCCGAGCCAGACCTCGCCGAAGCAGAACCCGCCGACGAAGAGCCGTCCGACGACGTCCGGATCGACCCCCTCGCCGTGCTCGCCGACGCCGCCGGATACGACGACGCCGAGCGCTGGTGGGAGGACGTCGTCGAGCATCGCGGGGTCGGCGCGGAGGACCCGCTCGCGCCGTTCGGCGTGCTGGCGGAGGCGATGGCGGCGCTCCGGGAGGTGTACGGGAGCGGCGGGCATGAGCGGGACCTGGTGCGGGAGGCGTACATGCGGCTCCGGATCAGGGCAGCGCAGAAGGAGTTCGGCGACGCGGTGGCCGTCGTGTGCGGGGCCTGGCACGTGCCCGCGCTGAGCGAGCGGACCACCGTCGCCGCCGACCGGGCCCGGCTGAAGGGCCTGCCCAAGGTCAAGGCGGACATGACCTGGGTGCCCTGGACGTACCGCAGGCTCGCGCGGGCGAGCGGCTACGGCGCGGGCATCGACTCGCCGGGCTGGTACGGGCATCTGTTCAGCGCCCCGGACCGCCCGGTCGAGCGCTGGCTGACCAAGGTGGCGGGGCTGCTGCGGGCCGAGGACCGGATCGTGTCCTCCGCCCATGTCATCGAGGCGGTCCGGCTCGCCGAGACGCTCGCGGTGATGCGCGGCCGCCCCCTGCCCGGCCTGGGTGAGACGACCGACGCGGTACGGGCGGTGATGTGCGACGGCTCGGACGTCCCGCTGGCGCTGGTCCGGGACCGGCTCGTGGTGGGCGATGTGCTCGGCGAGGTGCCGCCGGACGCGCCCGCCGTGCCGTTGCAGCGGGACCTCGACCGGATCCAGCGCCGACTGCGGCTCAAGCCGGAGGCGCTGGAGCGGGAGTTGGAGCTGGACCTGCGCAAGGAGACCGACGCCGCGCGCAGCAGGCTGCTGCACCGGCTGCGGCTGCTGGGCGTGCCGTGGGGCGAGCCGGTCGCCTCACGGGGGAGCACGGGCACCTTCCGGGAGACCTGGCGGCTGCGCTGGGAGCCCGAGCTGTCGGTGCGGATCGCCGAGGCCGGGGTGTGGGGGACGACCGTACTCGCCGCCGCGACCGCCAAGTCCGAGGCGGACGCCGTCTCCGCACCGGCCCTCGCCGAGGTCACCGCGCTCGCCGAGCGGTGTCTGCTGGCCGAACTGCCGGACGCGCTGCCCACGGTGATGCGGGTGCTCGCCGACCGCGCCGCCCTCGACACCGACGTCGGCCATCTCGCCCAGGCCCTGCCGGCCCTGGTCCGCTCCCTGCGGTACGGCGATGTGCGCGGCACCGGCACCGGGGCGCTCGCGGAGGTCGCCGCGGGCCTCGCCGAGCGGATCTTCGTCGGTCTGCCCCCGGCCTGCGCGGGCCTCGACGCGGACGCGGCGGAGGAGATACGGCGTCATGTGGACGCGGTGCACGGCGCGGTGGGCCTGCTCGGCGACGCCCCCGCACCGGGCCACGGCGACCTGCGGGCCCGCTGGCGGACGGTGCTCAGGGTGCTGTCCGGGCGCGACACCGTGCCCGGCGTGATCCGCGGACGGGCCGTACGACTCCTGCTGGACGAAGGGGAGCTGGCGCCGGACGAGGCGGCTCGGCTGATGGGGCTCGTGCTGTCGCCGGGGACACCGCCCGGGGACGCGGCGGCCTGGATCGAGGGCTTCGTCGGCGGCGGCTCGGGCGGCGGAATGCTCCTCGTGCACGACGAGCGTCTGCTCGGCCTGGTCGACACCTGGCTGACCGGAGTACCGGCGGAGGCGTTCACGGACGTACTGCCGCTGCTGCGGCGCACGTTCTCGGCGTACGAGCCGGGGGTGCGCAGGACACTCGGCGAGCTGGTGCGGCGCGGGCCGGGGCAGCGGGGCGGGGTGGCGGCCACGGGGTCCGGCGTACCGGGGTTCGCGGCCGAGCCGGATCAGGAACGGGCGGATGCCGTACTGCCGGTGGTGCGGCTGCTGTTGGGGCTGGAAGCGGACGACGTCGAACTGGTGGGGGT
- a CDS encoding ATP-binding protein yields MTATAAPTTGTTGENTPAEALRPHAEDAFAAELSALAAQDDRPRPARWKLSPWAVATYLLGGTLPDGTVISPKYVGPRRIVEVAVTTLATDRALLLLGVPGTAKTWVSEHLAAAVSGDSTLLVQGTAGTPEEAIRYGWNYAQLLAHGPSRDALVPSPVMRAMAEGMTARVEELTRIPADVQDTLITILSEKTLPVPELGQEVQAVRGFNLIATANDRDRGVNDLSSALRRRFNTVVLPLPESVEAEVDIVSRRVDQIGRSLDLPAVPDGVDEIRRVVTVFRELRDGVTSDGRIKVKSPSGTLSTAEAISVVTNGLALSAHFGDGVLRPADVAAGILGAVVRDPAADRVVWQEYLEAVVRERDGWTDFYRACREVSV; encoded by the coding sequence ATGACCGCGACCGCAGCACCGACCACCGGGACCACCGGTGAGAACACACCGGCCGAGGCGTTGCGACCGCACGCCGAGGACGCCTTCGCGGCCGAACTGTCCGCGCTCGCCGCGCAGGACGACCGGCCCCGCCCGGCCCGCTGGAAGCTGTCTCCGTGGGCGGTGGCGACCTACCTGCTCGGCGGCACCCTGCCGGACGGCACGGTGATCAGCCCGAAGTACGTGGGACCGCGGCGGATCGTCGAGGTCGCCGTCACCACCCTCGCCACCGACCGGGCCCTGCTCCTGCTCGGCGTGCCCGGCACCGCCAAGACCTGGGTCTCCGAGCATCTGGCCGCGGCCGTCAGCGGTGACTCCACTCTGCTGGTGCAGGGCACCGCCGGCACCCCGGAGGAGGCGATCCGGTACGGCTGGAACTACGCGCAGCTGCTCGCGCACGGACCGAGCCGGGACGCGTTGGTGCCGAGCCCCGTCATGCGGGCCATGGCGGAGGGCATGACGGCCCGGGTCGAGGAGCTGACCCGGATCCCGGCCGACGTCCAGGACACGCTGATCACGATCCTGTCGGAGAAGACCCTGCCGGTCCCGGAGCTGGGCCAGGAGGTGCAGGCCGTGCGCGGCTTCAACCTCATCGCCACCGCCAACGACCGCGACCGCGGGGTCAACGACCTCTCCAGCGCGCTGCGCCGCCGCTTCAACACGGTCGTCCTGCCGTTGCCGGAGAGTGTCGAGGCCGAGGTCGACATCGTCTCCCGGCGCGTCGACCAGATCGGCCGCTCGCTCGACCTGCCGGCCGTGCCCGACGGCGTCGACGAGATCCGCCGGGTGGTCACCGTCTTCCGCGAGCTGCGTGACGGTGTGACCTCCGACGGACGGATCAAGGTGAAGTCGCCGAGCGGCACCCTGTCGACCGCCGAGGCGATCTCCGTCGTCACCAACGGCCTTGCCCTCTCCGCCCACTTCGGGGACGGCGTGCTGCGCCCGGCCGATGTCGCCGCGGGCATCCTCGGTGCCGTCGTCCGGGATCCGGCCGCCGACCGGGTGGTGTGGCAGGAGTACCTGGAGGCGGTGGTCCGCGAGCGTGACGGCTGGACCGACTTCTACCGTGCCTGCCGGGAGGTGAGCGTGTGA